A DNA window from Castanea sativa cultivar Marrone di Chiusa Pesio chromosome 7, ASM4071231v1 contains the following coding sequences:
- the LOC142644093 gene encoding B3 domain-containing protein At5g42700-like, whose protein sequence is MKAIQLDESVHKHEKLEEGYANMEDQQAFAWFSNPMVGSKKRRTSISNKPKKAIIDHLYKRADVKSSAMEIAEEVQAYLAADTPSFVKFMLPSHVTRGFWLGLPRDFCKDYMPCHDSIITLVDERGKEFEVIYLEARKGLSGGWRSFSIAHRLCERDVLVFQLVLPFKLKVYIVREIHLTEVDGAVGLMKLARVRGSNFATAEEMHLKPSPIEKTSRKVLDDTNARMRLEKSSVKNSGNWEESRFS, encoded by the exons ATGAAGGCCATCCAATTGGATGAATCTGTACACAAACATGAAAAACTAGAAGAGGGTTATGCTAATATGGAAGACCAACAGGCTTTTGCTTGGTTTTCTAACCCCAtg GTAGgatccaagaagagaaggacGTCTATAAG CAATAAACCAAAGAAGGCTATCATTGATCATTTGTACAAACGTGCTGATGTCAAGTCCTCTGCCATGGAGATAGCAGAAGAGGTTCAAGCATATCTAGCTGCTGACACCCCTAGCTTTGTTAAATTTATGCTTCCCTCACACGTTACTCGTGGATTTTGGCTG GGTCTACCAAGGGATTTTTGCAAAGATTACATGCCGTGCCATGATTCGATAATTACACTGGTAGATGAAAGAGGGAAAGAATTTGAAGTAATTTATCTAGAGGCTAGGAAGGGACTGAGTGGTGGCTGGCGAAGTTTTTCCATTGCGCATAGATTATGTGAGAGAGATGTTCTAGTATTTCAATTGGTCCTGCCTTTCAAGTTGAAG GTGTACATAGTTAGAGAAATTCATTTAACTGAAGTAGATGGGGCTGTTGGGCTGATGAAATTAGCTCGCGTAAGAGGATCAAATTTTG CAACTGCTGAGGAAATGCATTTGAAACCATCTCCGATTGAAAAGACTAGCAGGAAGGTATTGGATGATACAAACGCCAGGATGCGTTTGGAAAAGTCCAGTGTGAAAAACTCAGGCAATTGGGAAGAAAGCAGATTTTCATAA